One part of the Leucoraja erinacea ecotype New England chromosome 17, Leri_hhj_1, whole genome shotgun sequence genome encodes these proteins:
- the spata2l gene encoding spermatogenesis associated 2-like, producing the protein MTTELQYAFDQYKKFYEDSALVHNGICHDKKLKEEIKHWLITRGADLAKLSVDVHDIIGKSLRRSGNYPNILKKLIGAFELLELAAVNLILFPWRKEFKTIKTCSGAYLYHIKPAICHEDLGRIFKKMGYVQKDNLELEMKDLPDCLQLISLAFNLFVARIECEILSEIVGNLDHFYKVSVRELFYQRMLMISVDACVEKLNLTYSAAATQRENQLKKTRISVSSGENIDVDLIPNLSANNLTRPPLEREYNGSAAHSSSTRMLRSSSRDQDKDDTCSWHMVGIPDTDCIYSGNIKDGEFEESQELANDKPEHNSVSSRSIVGNILDPKGYKMHTCLVEGESIHYCCETCCTAHTHSCDNFKNCAGHTIKYLDALNTVHPQQAEAACDAVPWSYADVLKRDPACMLCRSPPKQTCPGCGIFLCKLCGFKWMLKCKKCDIMLEKLYPDF; encoded by the exons ATGACCACTGAACTACAATATGCGTTTGACCAATACAAGAAATTTTATGAAGATTCAGCTTTGGTGCACAATGGGATTTGCCATGATAAAAAGTTAAAAGAAGAAATCAAACATTGGTTAATAACAAGGGGTGCAGATTTGGCCAAACTATCGGTTGACGTGCATGACATTATTGGCAAATCCCTGCGCAGGTCAGGGAATTACCCAAATATCTTGAAGAAGCTGATTGGGGCTTTTGAATTATTGGAATTGGCCGCTGTTAACCTGATTCTATTCCCATGGCGAAAAGAGTTCAAAACAATAAAA ACTTGTTCAGGAGCCTATCTGTACCACATAAAACCTGCAATCTGCCATGAAGACCTTGGAAGAATTTTTAAGAAAATGGGCTATGTGCAAAAGGATAACCTTGAACTTGAAATGAAGGACCTTCCAGATTGTTTGCAGTTGATTAGTCTGGCGTTTAACTTATTCGTTGCAAGAATTGAATGTGAAATCTTGTCGGAAATAGTTGGAAACCTTGATCACTTTTACAAGGTTTCAGTCAGAGAATTGTTTTATCAAAGAATGTTAATGATCAGTGTTGACGCCTGTGTGGAGAAACTAAACCTGACCTATTCTGCTGCTGCCACCCAGAgagaaaatcaattaaaaaaaacacgcaTATCCGTTTCCAGCGGAGAAAATATCGATGTTGATTTAATACCTAATTTGAGTGCAAATAATCTGACAAGACCTCCTCTCGAGAGGGAATACAATGGAAGTGCAGCCCATTCATCGTCAACAAGAATGCTCAGGTCTTCTAGCCGTGACCAGGATAAGGATGATACTTGCAGCTGGCACATGGTTGGAATCCCTGATACTGATTGCATTTATTCTGGAAATATTAAGGACGGCGAATTTGAGGAATCTCAAGAACTAGCGAATGACAAGCCTGAGCATAATTCTGTTAGTAGCCGTAGTATAGTTGGAAATATTTTAGACCCGAAAGGCTACAAAATGCACACCTGCCTTGTTGAAGGAGAATCCATTCACTACTGCTGTGAAACATGTTGTACAGCCCATACTCATTCATGTGACAATTTTAAAAATTGTGCAGGTCATACCATCAAATATCTTGACGCTCTAAACACTGTTCACCCCCAACAGGCTGAAGCTGCATGTGATGCTGTTCCATGGTCATATGCAGACGTATTAAAAAGGGATCCTGCATGTATGCTCTGTAGAAGTCCACCAAAGCAGACGTGTCCTGGATGTGGCATATTTCTGTGTAAACTCTGTGGTTTCAAATGGATGTTGAAATGTAAAAAATGTGACATAATGCTTGAGAAATTGTACCCTGATTTTTGA